One Pyrus communis chromosome 4, drPyrComm1.1, whole genome shotgun sequence genomic region harbors:
- the LOC137732994 gene encoding transcription factor bHLH30-like, with translation MMCGKEEDQGECSQSVQNLQAFQEHLFLQQQQHHQMQQHQQGGLIFPHDHQPPPPTPILQPWTLPPIYNPTAHDPFLLPTPPQIPSSSSYASFFNRRPPSLQFTYDGSASDHHHHHHLRILSETLGPMVQPGSGAFGLQAELGKLTAQEIMDAKALAASKSHSEAERRRRERINNHLAKLRSLLPSTTKTDKASLLAEVIQHVKELKRQTSLIAETSPVPTETDELLLDDASDEDGKFVIKASLCCEDRSDLLPDLIKTLKSLRLRTLKAEITTLGGRVKNVLFITGEEDWSSSGGEQVQMQHQQYCKSSIQEALKAVMEKTGCGDQDQSSTGSAKRQRTNNINILEHRSL, from the exons ATGATGTGTGGGAAGGAAGAAGATCAAGGGGAGTGCTCTCAGTCAGTCCAAAACCTACAAGCTTTTCAAGAACACTTGTTTCTCCAACAACAACAGCATCATCAGATGCAACAGCACCAACAAGGTGGTTTGATTTTTCCACATGATCATCAACCTCCTCCTCCAACTCCAATCTTGCAGCCATGGACTCTCCCACCGATCTACAACCCAACCGCCCACGATCCTTTTCTCCTCCCAACTCCTCCCCAAATTCCGTCGTCATCATCCTACGCTTCTTTCTTCAACCGAAGACCTCCTTCTCTCCAGTTCACATACGACGGTTCAGCGTctgaccaccaccaccaccaccacctcagaATCTTGTCTGAGACGCTTGGACCGATGGTTCAACCGGGTTCGGGCGCTTTCGGTCTTCAGGCCGAATTAGGTAAGTTGACTGCCCAAGAAATCATGGACGCCAAGGCACTCGCCGCTTCTAAGAGTCACAGCGAGGCTGAGAGGAGACGAAGAGAGAGAATCAACAATCATCTCGCCAAGTTGCGCAGCTTATTGCCCAGCACCACCAAA ACGGACAAAGCGTCATTGCTAGCAGAAGTGATACAACACGTGAAAGAGCTGAAACGCCAAACTTCCCTGATCGCTGAGACGAGTCCAGTACCGACCGAAACCGACGAACTACTATTAGACGATGCATCGGACGAGGATGGTAAGTTTGTGATAAAGGCCTCGCTTTGCTGTGAGGACCGGTCGGATCTCCTGCCTGACCTAATCAAGACTTTGAAATCCTTGCGCTTGAGAACGCTCAAAGCCGAGATCACCACACTCGGCGGACGTGTGAAGAACGTGTTGTTCATCACCGGAGAAGAAGACTGGAGTAGTAGCGGGGGAGAGCAAGTACAAATGCAGCATCAACAGTATTGTAAAAGTTCGATTCAAGAAGCGCTGAAGGCTGTCATGGAGAAGACCGGCTGCGGCGATCAGGATCAATCTTCCACAGGGAGTGCTAAGAGACAAAGGACTAATAACATCAATATCCTTGAACACAGGTCCCTCTGA
- the LOC137731667 gene encoding uncharacterized protein isoform X2, whose product MLVQRRVMTWRSVAKSLQTLVAHASLFTFTTLLVLKLHGSVRYPWWIIFSPLWLFHVVVARGRFSLPAPKLPNDRNWAPFHAVMATPLLVAFELMLCIYLQSRYVVSLKIVFAPLLAFELAILFDNVRMCKALMPGDDEHVNDDVIWETLPHFWISISMVFFLAATVFTLLKINGDISALGWWDLFINFGIAQGFAFLVCTKWYNPAIHRHAHIQEPCSSSMNVRYLDWNSGLVVSSDEDQDENVVCSLQDIGGHIMKVPLIIFQILLFMHLEGRPSAARHIPVPVLFAPLLLLQGAGLLFSAYRLTEKLVLLVHNGVFSVRYMDIASKVREYFGFYRRGSRLLGWWSIDEGSREEQARLYCAGASGYNTFSPDIVKKLPRSDLVEEIWKLQAALSEQTEITKFSQQEYERLQNEKILCRVCFEEQINVVLLPCRHHVLCSTCCEKCKKCPICRVCIEQRLPIYHV is encoded by the exons ATGTTGGTTCAGAGGAGAGTGATGACGTGGCGGTCGGTGGCCAAGTCTCTCCAAACACTTGTCGCCCACGCGTCGCTTTTCACGTTCACGACTCTCCTCGTTCTCAAGCTCCACGGTTCCGTCCGCTACCCTTGGTG GATCATATTTTCCCCTCTCTGGCTGTTCCATGTAGTTGTAGCACGAGGCAGATTTTCGTTACCTGCTCCAAAGCTGCCTAATGATCGCAAT TGGGCACCTTTTCATGCTGTCATGGCGACACCGTTGCTTGTCGCATTTGAACTAATGCTTTGTATATACCTTCAGAGCAGATATG TTGTAAGCTTGAAGATTGTCTTTGCACCCTTGTTGGCATTTGAACTAGCAATTCTATTTGATAATGTCAG GATGTGTAAGGCTCTAATGCCTGGAGACGATGAACACGTAAACGATGATGTGATATGGGAAACGCTTCCT CATTTCTGGATTTCTATATCCATGGTCTTCTTTCTTGCTGCCACAGTATTCACTCTTTTAAAGATAAATG GTGATATTTCTGCTCTAGGCTGGTGGGACTTATTCATAAACTTTGG AATTGCACAGGGTTTTGCCTTTCTTGTTTGCACAAAGTGGTATAATCCAGCTATTCACAGACACGCTCACATTCAAGAACCCTGTTCATCTTCAATGAACGTAAGATACCTTGACTGGAATAGTGGCTTAGTCGTTTCTTCAGATGAAGATCAAGACGAGAATGTAGTATGCAGCCTGCAGGATATCGGTGGGCATATTATGAAAGTTCCTCTGATCATTTTCCAGATCCTACTCTTTATGCACTTAGAG GGGAGGCCATCGGCTGCCAGGCATATCCCAGTTCCAGTTCTTTTTGCTCCTCTTCTTTTACTGCAAGGAGCTGGTCTTTTGTTTTCCGCATATAGATTAACAGAGAAACTTGTTCTTTTAGTACATAATGGAGTTTTTTCTGTAAGATACATGGACATAGCATCAAAAGTTCGCGAGTATTTTGGATTCTATCGCCGTGGTTCAAG GTTATTGGGCTGGTGGTCGATTGACGAAGGAAGTCGAGAGGAACAGGCTAGACTGTATTGTGCAGGGGCTTCAGG GTATAACACCTTTTCACCCGATATAGTGAAGAAGTTGCCTAGATCGGACCTTGTTGAGGAG ATTTGGAAACTGCAAGCTGCACTCAGTGAGCAAACAGAAATCACGAAATTTAGCCAGCAGGAGTACGAAAGACTTCAGAAT GAAAAGATCCTATGTAGAGTATGCTTTGAAGAACAGATTAATGTAGTCCTGCTTCCATGCCGGCATCACGTTCTTTGCAG cacatgTTGTGAGAAGTGTAAAAAGTGCCCCATATGCCGTGTCTGCATTGAACAGCGACTGCCGATATATCATGTGTAA
- the LOC137731667 gene encoding uncharacterized protein isoform X1, giving the protein MLVQRRVMTWRSVAKSLQTLVAHASLFTFTTLLVLKLHGSVRYPWWIIFSPLWLFHVVVARGRFSLPAPKLPNDRNWAPFHAVMATPLLVAFELMLCIYLQSRYVVSLKIVFAPLLAFELAILFDNVRMCKALMPGDDEHVNDDVIWETLPHFWISISMVFFLAATVFTLLKINGDISALGWWDLFINFGIAQGFAFLVCTKWYNPAIHRHAHIQEPCSSSMNVRYLDWNSGLVVSSDEDQDENVVCSLQDIGGHIMKVPLIIFQILLFMHLEGRPSAARHIPVPVLFAPLLLLQGAGLLFSAYRLTEKLVLLVHNGVFSVRYMDIASKVREYFGFYRRGSRLLGWWSIDEGSREEQARLYCAGASGQTLTDAFIWL; this is encoded by the exons ATGTTGGTTCAGAGGAGAGTGATGACGTGGCGGTCGGTGGCCAAGTCTCTCCAAACACTTGTCGCCCACGCGTCGCTTTTCACGTTCACGACTCTCCTCGTTCTCAAGCTCCACGGTTCCGTCCGCTACCCTTGGTG GATCATATTTTCCCCTCTCTGGCTGTTCCATGTAGTTGTAGCACGAGGCAGATTTTCGTTACCTGCTCCAAAGCTGCCTAATGATCGCAAT TGGGCACCTTTTCATGCTGTCATGGCGACACCGTTGCTTGTCGCATTTGAACTAATGCTTTGTATATACCTTCAGAGCAGATATG TTGTAAGCTTGAAGATTGTCTTTGCACCCTTGTTGGCATTTGAACTAGCAATTCTATTTGATAATGTCAG GATGTGTAAGGCTCTAATGCCTGGAGACGATGAACACGTAAACGATGATGTGATATGGGAAACGCTTCCT CATTTCTGGATTTCTATATCCATGGTCTTCTTTCTTGCTGCCACAGTATTCACTCTTTTAAAGATAAATG GTGATATTTCTGCTCTAGGCTGGTGGGACTTATTCATAAACTTTGG AATTGCACAGGGTTTTGCCTTTCTTGTTTGCACAAAGTGGTATAATCCAGCTATTCACAGACACGCTCACATTCAAGAACCCTGTTCATCTTCAATGAACGTAAGATACCTTGACTGGAATAGTGGCTTAGTCGTTTCTTCAGATGAAGATCAAGACGAGAATGTAGTATGCAGCCTGCAGGATATCGGTGGGCATATTATGAAAGTTCCTCTGATCATTTTCCAGATCCTACTCTTTATGCACTTAGAG GGGAGGCCATCGGCTGCCAGGCATATCCCAGTTCCAGTTCTTTTTGCTCCTCTTCTTTTACTGCAAGGAGCTGGTCTTTTGTTTTCCGCATATAGATTAACAGAGAAACTTGTTCTTTTAGTACATAATGGAGTTTTTTCTGTAAGATACATGGACATAGCATCAAAAGTTCGCGAGTATTTTGGATTCTATCGCCGTGGTTCAAG GTTATTGGGCTGGTGGTCGATTGACGAAGGAAGTCGAGAGGAACAGGCTAGACTGTATTGTGCAGGGGCTTCAGG GCAAACACTAACGGATGCATTTATTTGGTTATAA